tttttttttcaatttataattttgagtatatatgtattacgATATTGAAATAAGTGTTCAACTAGCTATTGGATCTTAATCATACAAATAAAAGTTGCCCCTACATGAGGTTGTGTGACTGAGCCTTGATCTACTCTAGGTATGAATAGAACTCCTTGATTTGTGGTATTTCCTTTGTTTTGAATGACCTCATCGGAGTTCCTTTAGGATAAGTGTCTTTTGCGTGACGTAACGTGTGATGATAAAGCGAATTTTTATCTCTTAATTAAGCGAAGGAATTTATTGAAGGGTTTATGCAGCGCCCTCTGGATTAGAAGAGTAAGTTAGAAATTGAGAGACGAAGTGAACTGCTCCGGGAATCATTGTTGAGGAGATTAAGATGTCGGACTTGAAGTGTGTAAGTGTGAAATATGAGAAGCTGGAAAGCGAGTGGAATAAGAAGAAGGGAAGGAATATGGAATTAGTGGGGAGTCTGTTGACAGAGCTGAAATTGGGACTCACTGAACTCAGTTTTCTCCCAACGGAAAGTGATGAGCTTAAGAAGAAAGAGTTGGTTTTGGCGCGGAATATCCTTGAGATTGGAGCTCAGTACGGTGTGGAAACCAAGGATATTCCTAGTTTCGAGCGATACATGGCCCAATTAAAGACCTACTACTCAGACTACCCCGATTTGCCTGAATCCTCTTTGAAATATGAACTTTTGGGACTGAATCTCCTTCGCCTCTTGAGTCAAAACCGATTAGCGGAATTCCATATAGAATTAGAGCTTCTCTCCATTGAGGCTATCTTGAATAATCCCTACATCAGGTTCAATACTCAATCCTCACAAATGTCCTTTGAAGCCTGACACttttctttttgtctttttttacttGTAGCAACCCCGTGGCTTTGGAACAGTATATTATGGAAGGAACCTACAATAAGATTTTAGTCATGAAGGACAATGTTCCTTCACCTCGACATGCCTATTTCATTGATCTTTTACTAATAACTATTCGAAACGAAATAGGAAGCTGCTTGGAGAAGGCTTATGAGAAAATTTCTGCCCCTGAATGTGCAAAGATGCTCTATCTCAATGATAAGGCAATGGATGGTTTTGTTAAGGAGCGGGGCTGGTCCATTCAACCagatcaatttgtttatttccagGCCACAGACAAAAAAACTCATGAAGCTGAAGTACCCACTTTAGAACTGGCCAAGATGGCAATTACGTATGCGAAGGAAATGGAACAAatagtataacttttttatattgatgaaataattattattttctggaGTTAATCATCTATCGttttgtacaattaataattatattagtatcCAAGAAAACATCTTAAGATCTGTATCAGATATTATATATcagttaaatgtttttaatagtcAGTTCCACGGGAAATAACTTCTTTACAAGTTGGCCTGAGTAGAATTGTATGCTCGAACTGAGCTGTGTAACTCCCTTTAACGTCACACAAAGGAGGATAAGGCTCAACAATCCCTTTCTCGCCCAAGTCTTTCAAAGCCATGAGGTATCTTGTTTCTCCAAGGCGATCCAACCAACGACGACAGAAAGCAAGAGTTGAGAAATTCTTGTTTATACAGTTCAGCAGTTGTTTTGATCTCTGTAACCGCAATTGGACGTGAGGGGCATCGAAATTCTTCATGTAGTGAGAAGTTTCCAAATCGTCTTTCACATATCTTGGGGGGAAAACATAAATGAAGTATTGATTTTTGTTAGATAGGtttgattcatttaatttacTTCGAATCGAATAACTCAATCAATTGTGATTTATTACTTCAACTTACCCGCGTCCTGTGGAACCAAATGTTTCTATAGCGTAAAACTCGTTTTCTTCCATTCTAACAGCTTCTCCACCCTTTGTAATTGGAACAGTTTTACCGGCGTGGATTTGATATGGACTGATGGAATGTCCATTTAAATTGCGGATCGACTTAATAGGATAGTTGATTCCATTAAGTTCAATTTCGTGACTCTCCATGACTTCTTGTATTGATTCTCCAATATCACAAAGCAGTGCATCAACTCCTGCTTGTTTGATTCCTTCTTCAGTTGCCTAACAAAGAAgatattagaagaagaaaaagaattaatatagGCCATTTTGATTAGAAACCGATCTTACACTTCTAACAGCTTCGACAAGAGgatcatatttttcattgaagGTGAGTGTCCAAGCACAGTCAATGATTCTACCTTTAATGTGCGTACCGAAGTCAATTTTCACAACATCATCATAGTTCAAGACTGTTTCATCTCCAGCATTTGGAGTATAATGAGCAGCACAATAATTGACACTGCAACCTGTAGGAAATGCAAGCCCAGCTTCCAGTCCATTTTCATTTATGAGTTTCCTAGCAGTGGACTCGAGTGTTTCGCAGATGTCAATGAGTTTCATGCCAGGTTTTACCCACGACTGAATGTATTGTCGAGTTTGTCTGTGAGCCTCTGCTGCTTGGCGTACTTCATTGTACATGTCAATCTGAGATCGGTCTAAAGCCCGTCTCTCTTCTCCTGTCATTCGATCCATTGCCATACTTCCGTCCTATTTACAAGGCAAAGAAAATTCATCATTACTTTCTAAATTCACATTAGTCATTAGAGTCCTACTCAATATATCAGTAGTAACTACTAACTagtaattatatgattaaaaatctgATTCTATTACTTTAAGGGGCAGATACTCCATTTCTTGTCCCACAGGAAAGTTTCCATCCGAATATAATTCAGAAATTGGTAGAGACGGAGGATCCGTTTGCTTTCCCGAGCTCTTCACTCCGTTTTCCCCATTCTTTGGCTTCTTGGGTCgattcctcttcttcttcttcttcttttgagcATCCTCACTTACTCCATCTGTAATGTCCAACTTTTCTACCTCCTTTTCAACCATTTCATTGCCATTCTCCATGATAATTCTGGATCCACTTCAATCGTATATTAATgcgaagaaaattaaaattcaacagAGAAAGGGAAAAGTCAAGAaagattaattgtttatttttgctagAGTAGGACTTCAAATGCATTCTCAACATTGGTTCCTTGAATTTTTTCATCGGGGTCCAATAAGAGGCAAAATCTTAAAAGACTGTTTACAAtcattgtacatttttattcatccatCCAACGGCACGTGGAGGCTTAAAAAGCCGATGAAATTACTCATTTAATCCTATCTCGTCAATTTTTGTAGTTTccatatattctataataaatcCCATATAACTGTATATAtgagtttataaattaattaataactaagatatagtattagtttattttataattatagtttttatctTCCAT
The sequence above is drawn from the Lepeophtheirus salmonis chromosome 5, UVic_Lsal_1.4, whole genome shotgun sequence genome and encodes:
- the Rpn12 gene encoding 26S proteasome non-ATPase regulatory subunit 8, coding for MSDLKCVSVKYEKLESEWNKKKGRNMELVGSLLTELKLGLTELSFLPTESDELKKKELVLARNILEIGAQYGVETKDIPSFERYMAQLKTYYSDYPDLPESSLKYELLGLNLLRLLSQNRLAEFHIELELLSIEAILNNPYISNPVALEQYIMEGTYNKILVMKDNVPSPRHAYFIDLLLITIRNEIGSCLEKAYEKISAPECAKMLYLNDKAMDGFVKERGWSIQPDQFVYFQATDKKTHEAEVPTLELAKMAITYAKEMEQIV
- the und gene encoding methionine aminopeptidase 2; the protein is MENGNEMVEKEVEKLDITDGVSEDAQKKKKKKRNRPKKPKNGENGVKSSGKQTDPPSLPISELYSDGNFPVGQEMEYLPLKDGSMAMDRMTGEERRALDRSQIDMYNEVRQAAEAHRQTRQYIQSWVKPGMKLIDICETLESTARKLINENGLEAGLAFPTGCSVNYCAAHYTPNAGDETVLNYDDVVKIDFGTHIKGRIIDCAWTLTFNEKYDPLVEAVRSATEEGIKQAGVDALLCDIGESIQEVMESHEIELNGINYPIKSIRNLNGHSISPYQIHAGKTVPITKGGEAVRMEENEFYAIETFGSTGRGYVKDDLETSHYMKNFDAPHVQLRLQRSKQLLNCINKNFSTLAFCRRWLDRLGETRYLMALKDLGEKGIVEPYPPLCDVKGSYTAQFEHTILLRPTCKEVISRGTDY